The Macaca fascicularis isolate 582-1 chromosome 1, T2T-MFA8v1.1 genome includes a window with the following:
- the KDF1 gene encoding keratinocyte differentiation factor 1 isoform X1 yields the protein MPRPGHPRPASGPPRLGPWERPTELCLETYDKPPQPPPSRRTRRPDPKDPGHHGPESITFISGSAEPATESPACCLLWRPWVWEWCRAAFCFRRCRDCLQRCGACVRGCSPCLSTEDSTEGAAEANWTKEHNGVPPSPDRAPPSRRDGQRLKSTMGSSFSYPDVKLKGIPVYPYPRATSLAPDADSCCKEPLADPPPMRHSLPSTLVSSPRGSEEYYSFHESDLDLPEMGSGSMSSREIDVLIFKKLTELFSVHQIDELAKCTSDTVFLEKTSKISDLISSITQDYHLDEQDAEGRLVRGIIRISTRKSRARPQTSEGRSTRAAAPTTAAPDSGHETMVGSGLSQDGRWGPHGAEGQSRGGSGQGRVRMGSLATVGVPLSQSLPFLLLCVNSCIPPPQLPLWPFPVRSEQG from the coding sequence ATGCCCCGCCCTGGACACCCCCGCCCAGCATCTGGGCCTCCACGCTTGGGACCCTGGGAGCGGCCAACAGAGCTATGTCTGGAGACATATGATAAACCACCTCAGCCCCCACCAAGCCGCCGCACCCGTAGACCAGACCCCAAGGACCCTGGTCACCATGGGCCAGAGAGCATTACCTTCATCTCTGGCTCTGCTGAGCCGGCCACTGAGTCCCCTGCCTGCTGCCTCCTCTGGCGACCCTGGGTGTGGGAGTGGTGCCGGGCTGCCTTCTGTTTCCGCCGCTGCCGGGATTGCCTCCAGCGCTGTGGAGCCTGTGTGCGGGGCTGCAGCCCCTGCCTTTCTACTGAGGACTCCACTGAGGGGGCTGCCGAAGCCAACTGGACCAAGGAGCACAATGGAGTGCCCCCTAGCCCTGACCGTGCACCCCCCAGCCGGCGGGATGGCCAGCGACTCAAGTCAACCATGGGCAGCAGCTTCAGCTATCCCGACGTTAAGCTCAAAGGCATCCCTGTGTATCCCTATCCCAGGGCCACCTCCCTAGCCCCTGATGCGGACTCCTGCTGCAAGGAGCCACTGGCCGATCCCCCACCCATGAGACACAGCCTGCCCAGCACCCTTGTCAGTAGTCCTCGTGGCTCCGAGGAGTACTACTCTTTCCATGAGTCGGACCTGGACCTGCCCGAGATGGGCAGTGGCTCCATGTCGAGCCGAGAGATTGATGTGCTCATCTTCAAGAAGCTGACAGAGCTGTTCAGCGTACACCAGATCGATGAGCTGGCCAAGTGCACATCAGACACTGTGTTCCTGGAGAAGACCAGTAAGATCTCGGACCTTATCAGCAGCATCACGCAGGACTACCACCTGGATGAGCAGGATGCTGAGGGCCGCCTGGTACGCGGGATCATTCGCATTAGTACCCGAAAGAGCCGTGCTCGCCCACAGACCTCGGAGGGTCGTTCAACTCGGGCTGCTGCCCCCACCACTGCTGCCCCTGACAGTGGCCATGAGACCATGGTGGGCTCAGGTCTCAGCCAGGATGGTAGGTGGGGGCCCCATGGGGCTGAGGGGCAGAGTAGGGGAGGCTCTGGCCAGGGGAGGGTTAGAATGGGGTCTTTGGCCACTGTGGGTGTACCCCTCAGCCAGTccctgcccttcctcctcctttgtgTCAACTCTTGCATtccccctccccagctcccactCTGGCCCTTCCCTGTGAGGTCTGAGCAAGGCTGA